The following proteins are co-located in the Acidicapsa acidisoli genome:
- a CDS encoding DinB family protein has protein sequence MLRSIARIVVPVNMVSIFALASLANAQISPDLPNPIAAPNPLTATLSIFRNNMQDKIMKSAEAMPESKYSYRPTKDVRSFAEILTHVADISYYLCSNAKGEAPPASATAKGTKTEIIAYLKGAFNYCDGAYSGFTDAHLNDPADFWGFKTNKMFILTQTGNHDALHYGNLVTYLRLNGVAPSGGWF, from the coding sequence ATGCTCCGATCCATTGCTCGCATCGTGGTTCCTGTTAACATGGTATCTATTTTCGCTTTGGCGTCCTTGGCCAACGCCCAAATCTCGCCAGACCTGCCCAATCCGATCGCGGCGCCGAATCCGCTGACGGCGACGCTATCCATTTTTCGCAACAATATGCAGGACAAGATCATGAAGTCGGCGGAGGCGATGCCAGAGTCAAAGTACAGCTACCGACCGACAAAGGACGTTCGGTCGTTTGCCGAGATCCTGACTCATGTGGCGGATATATCCTACTATTTGTGTTCCAACGCCAAGGGTGAAGCGCCCCCCGCCTCGGCTACCGCGAAGGGTACGAAGACCGAAATCATTGCCTACCTCAAAGGCGCGTTCAACTACTGCGATGGCGCGTACTCCGGGTTCACCGATGCGCATCTCAATGACCCGGCGGACTTCTGGGGCTTCAAAACGAACAAGATGTTCATCTTGACGCAAACCGGAAATCATGACGCCCTGCATTACGGCAATCTCGTCACGTATCTGCGCCTCAATGGCGTCGCGCCGTCCGGGGGCTGGTTTTGA
- a CDS encoding cation transporter has translation MCSSPPNSSRLIVWLQGITLVWMLAECGVSVYGAVTAHSPALLAFGADSFVELLSATVVLLAIVPSFPLTRDRAARLAGILLFILAGVVALVTLLSLLYRVKPETSCSGIAITLAALLVMPILAWMKRRSAQQTDNRALAADAVQSATCAYLAAITLSGLAVNALWHIYWVDSAAALLALPILIVEGRRALRGESCGCC, from the coding sequence GTGTGCTCCTCACCTCCAAATTCGTCACGCCTGATCGTCTGGCTTCAGGGCATCACTCTGGTGTGGATGCTGGCCGAGTGCGGCGTATCTGTTTATGGAGCGGTGACGGCGCATAGTCCTGCACTTCTTGCATTTGGGGCAGACAGCTTTGTTGAACTGCTATCGGCGACCGTGGTTCTGTTGGCGATTGTCCCGTCGTTTCCGCTCACAAGAGACCGTGCCGCACGGCTGGCTGGAATCCTGCTTTTTATTCTTGCAGGAGTTGTCGCTCTCGTAACGCTCCTTTCGCTTCTATATCGCGTCAAGCCGGAGACCAGTTGCAGCGGCATAGCCATCACACTTGCTGCGCTCCTCGTAATGCCGATCCTCGCCTGGATGAAGCGTAGAAGCGCACAGCAGACAGACAACCGGGCCCTGGCTGCAGATGCAGTGCAGTCGGCTACCTGTGCCTATCTTGCCGCTATAACCTTGTCGGGACTGGCCGTCAATGCCCTCTGGCATATCTATTGGGTGGATTCAGCAGCAGCACTGTTAGCCTTGCCCATCCTGATAGTCGAGGGGCGACGCGCTCTGCGCGGCGAGAGCTGTGGCTGCTGCTGA
- a CDS encoding efflux RND transporter periplasmic adaptor subunit yields the protein MNKYVWRTSLVWIAILAVIAGIWAYRSHAIKQPTVMNMPMSGDVQPVASGPPATADEPKPSMSDMPEMKMDAPLVPVQLTPERMQSIGVRTGAVEYKQLSDDIRATGTVDINERLLSYVQVRFPGYIRKVFASATYQYVHKGEPLFTIYSPDLVATQQEYLLARQNQKALSASTVDGVASGADSLSAAAEQRLEQWEVPQSEIAKLKETGKPITELTINSPVEGYITERNALPNMFAESSTKLYTVADLSRLWVYAQVFQDDIGRIRPGGTAQITVDSYPGRTFSGQIEEILPQVDMATRTVRVRLAMANPGLKLKPGMFVNVDLKTSLGHQLVVPASAVFQSGTRQLVFLNHGNGSLEPKEITIGPRVGDDFVVLKGLKAHESIVTSASFLIDSESQLQAAAGSFVPPPPGAGGTASTANVPAGAQMNVDFTTDPNPPQKGSNVFRVKLTSADGTPTTGADVTVTFYMAAMPAMGMAAMNTTAKLNDKGNGMYEGSGSLGSGGTYQVTISAQKNGQTIATKQLRVNATGGM from the coding sequence ATGAACAAATATGTTTGGAGAACTTCTCTCGTCTGGATCGCCATCCTGGCAGTTATTGCAGGGATATGGGCTTACCGCTCTCATGCGATCAAACAGCCAACAGTAATGAATATGCCGATGTCAGGCGATGTTCAGCCTGTTGCCTCTGGTCCACCTGCTACTGCGGACGAGCCAAAGCCATCCATGTCAGATATGCCAGAAATGAAAATGGATGCTCCGCTCGTTCCGGTGCAACTCACGCCCGAGAGAATGCAGAGCATCGGCGTGCGGACTGGCGCGGTCGAATACAAACAACTGAGCGACGATATACGCGCGACCGGCACGGTGGACATCAATGAACGTCTTCTCTCCTATGTGCAGGTGCGCTTCCCCGGCTACATCCGCAAGGTCTTCGCGAGCGCAACCTACCAGTACGTCCATAAAGGAGAGCCGCTCTTCACGATCTACAGCCCCGACCTCGTCGCAACCCAGCAGGAATATCTGCTGGCACGGCAGAATCAGAAGGCATTGAGCGCAAGCACGGTGGACGGAGTTGCATCTGGAGCAGACTCATTGTCAGCCGCGGCAGAACAGCGCTTGGAGCAATGGGAAGTTCCTCAAAGTGAAATCGCAAAGCTGAAGGAGACCGGCAAACCTATTACCGAACTGACCATTAACTCGCCGGTTGAGGGATACATTACCGAACGAAATGCTTTGCCCAATATGTTTGCTGAATCTTCGACCAAGCTATACACCGTCGCGGACCTATCACGCTTATGGGTTTACGCCCAGGTCTTCCAGGATGACATAGGCCGAATAAGACCTGGCGGCACGGCGCAGATTACTGTCGACTCGTATCCAGGCCGCACCTTCTCCGGTCAGATCGAAGAAATCCTGCCGCAAGTAGATATGGCGACGCGCACGGTTCGTGTGCGGCTGGCGATGGCAAATCCGGGACTCAAGCTGAAGCCGGGCATGTTCGTGAATGTCGATCTGAAGACCAGTCTGGGACATCAGCTTGTTGTTCCTGCATCGGCTGTTTTTCAATCCGGCACGCGGCAATTGGTGTTCCTCAATCATGGCAACGGCAGTCTTGAGCCAAAAGAGATCACAATTGGTCCCCGCGTGGGTGATGACTTTGTCGTGCTCAAGGGACTGAAAGCACATGAATCCATCGTGACATCAGCCAGCTTCCTCATCGACTCAGAAAGTCAGCTACAGGCTGCGGCGGGGTCCTTCGTGCCACCACCGCCGGGTGCCGGTGGGACGGCTTCAACAGCGAATGTGCCTGCTGGTGCACAGATGAACGTCGATTTCACCACCGATCCCAACCCGCCGCAAAAAGGCAGCAACGTCTTTCGGGTAAAACTCACAAGTGCCGATGGAACCCCCACTACCGGAGCTGATGTTACGGTCACGTTTTATATGGCCGCCATGCCGGCGATGGGTATGGCGGCAATGAACACAACCGCCAAGCTCAACGACAAAGGCAACGGCATGTATGAAGGAAGCGGTTCCCTAGGCTCGGGAGGCACTTATCAGGTCACCATCTCCGCTCAGAAAAATGGCCAAACAATCGCAACCAAACAATTGCGCGTGAACGCGACAGGAGGCATGTAG
- a CDS encoding carboxypeptidase-like regulatory domain-containing protein, whose protein sequence is MHKPLFILIVLILLPCVLLGQSTLASLTGRVTDPDRKVIGAATIRAINTGTGIQYQGLTSEAGVYYVSDLPPGRYRIEVEKVGFKAVIESDVFLHVQDVMEVNFEMMLGSTSESVTVRDNSAPRDTESSSVGTVVERREANELPLNGRNVFNLIVLAPSVIPQGSSSGTPVGVNPFGWGNYQVTGAFGNQSAEYLDGQPLNISYINLPILVPIQDSIQEFKVQTSNLPAEWGRFAGGVTNLSTRGGTHTIHGGAYEYLRNRIFNANDYFLNAAGKPRPAWVENQFGAEAGGPLRLPACCVQNRIVWFMNWEGFALRTGEPFTATVPTAEEKTGDFSAISSPVFDPCAGSALNAQGACPMSESMPAQFQGNKIPVDRINPTSKALLYLWPKPNVPGTVTPSGTFNNFNAVANTGGNQNQAVARVDQELTDKQKLFARLNYWDVFDLPIDPLNNGLCEDRCFEHYRTFALAQGYNYAISSQTVFDLNSSFSYFRYRRYPKNAGFDLASIGWPSSYNEAIPSAMRTPPTPCVATYVDNIMCTQGQSFIQDNDYQYNLSPGLTLIRHRHLFHLGAQFEVSYDNFAQTNVASGAFDFCGFGEPCYTGLSIADFLLGYADNFSNVENHFSAQAVVPEVTEGKQVYRALYLNDTWHVANNLALNLGLRYELQGPWSERLNRLSYFDPSAMSYTNAFLPAGSTPVRGDVFLVSPGTRNNLPLRKDNFAPRLGIAYGVTPKTMVRGGYGIFWIPNYVAYALNPNNDMVNAASTTFTGTVDGIHPYSSISLPFPNGISPPPGRRLGTEGTQQFLTQVVQSITEVDRDDHPEGYVQQWSVSLDHQLPAQFSFVAAYVGSKGTHLAQYSQQVNQISDNLLSQAAAQFASGGRSAVELLKSTPNPFTVNGQALALTAASTTVGQLLRPYPQYTSVELAGQGSFDSIYHSFQLTATKRFSAGSTLTAAYTNSKLISNTDTLTGWLETRVGAIQDNNDLQRERSLSSQDVPQRLAISYVLDLPFGEGRPYFSHLNGIVNGIVGDWGIDGVATFQRGFPLVFTNGQTNDATLFGAGSRPNISPSCAKSRTSSSRLQSWFNTNCFYAPADFTFGSEPRVDATLRSDGVNNIDFAAFKRILLDQRDHLAMEFRVEFFNLLNRVQFAPPDTTCCVGNNPDFGVVTSTAPGTNPRLIQFAARLSF, encoded by the coding sequence ATGCACAAGCCGCTGTTTATACTTATTGTCCTGATTCTTCTTCCATGCGTCCTTCTGGGACAATCTACTTTGGCGTCCCTGACTGGACGCGTCACGGATCCAGACAGAAAGGTGATCGGCGCCGCCACCATTCGCGCTATCAACACGGGAACGGGAATCCAGTATCAGGGTCTCACCAGCGAGGCAGGTGTCTACTACGTATCCGACCTGCCGCCCGGCAGATATCGCATCGAAGTTGAAAAAGTGGGATTCAAAGCAGTCATCGAATCCGACGTTTTCCTGCATGTGCAAGATGTTATGGAAGTGAACTTCGAGATGATGTTGGGCTCAACTTCGGAGAGCGTCACCGTAAGAGACAATTCCGCGCCGCGCGACACAGAGTCCTCGAGTGTTGGCACCGTTGTCGAACGGAGAGAAGCAAATGAGTTGCCCCTTAATGGAAGAAACGTCTTCAACCTGATTGTTTTGGCTCCTTCTGTCATTCCTCAAGGGAGTTCCTCGGGTACACCGGTAGGCGTGAATCCTTTTGGTTGGGGCAATTATCAAGTAACCGGTGCGTTCGGTAATCAGAGTGCAGAATATCTCGACGGGCAGCCGCTCAACATCAGCTACATCAACCTTCCCATCCTCGTCCCGATCCAGGATTCGATCCAGGAATTCAAAGTCCAGACGAGCAACTTACCTGCGGAGTGGGGCCGTTTCGCAGGCGGAGTGACGAACCTAAGCACGAGAGGTGGCACGCACACCATCCATGGTGGCGCTTACGAATACTTGCGCAACCGGATTTTCAACGCCAATGACTATTTCCTGAATGCCGCAGGCAAACCACGTCCTGCCTGGGTAGAGAATCAATTCGGCGCCGAAGCCGGCGGTCCGCTGCGTCTTCCGGCTTGCTGCGTTCAAAATCGGATTGTATGGTTCATGAACTGGGAGGGCTTCGCGCTGCGAACAGGAGAGCCCTTCACGGCAACTGTCCCTACCGCAGAAGAGAAGACAGGTGACTTCTCAGCAATCAGTTCCCCAGTCTTCGATCCATGCGCGGGAAGTGCTCTTAACGCCCAGGGCGCATGTCCTATGAGCGAATCCATGCCCGCTCAATTCCAGGGCAATAAGATCCCAGTCGACCGAATCAATCCGACATCCAAGGCTCTTCTCTATTTGTGGCCGAAGCCGAATGTTCCGGGAACCGTTACTCCTTCCGGAACTTTTAACAACTTCAATGCGGTTGCCAATACGGGAGGTAACCAAAATCAGGCAGTCGCGAGAGTGGACCAGGAACTAACGGACAAACAGAAGCTCTTCGCGCGATTGAACTATTGGGATGTCTTTGACCTACCCATCGATCCTCTCAATAATGGCTTGTGCGAAGACCGATGCTTCGAGCATTACAGAACCTTCGCCCTGGCCCAGGGATACAACTATGCAATCAGTTCACAGACGGTTTTCGACCTTAACAGCAGCTTCAGTTATTTCAGATACCGTCGATATCCGAAAAACGCCGGCTTCGATTTGGCTTCGATCGGCTGGCCTTCCAGCTATAACGAGGCAATACCTTCCGCGATGCGAACGCCGCCAACTCCTTGCGTTGCAACCTACGTGGATAACATCATGTGCACCCAAGGTCAGAGTTTTATCCAGGATAACGACTACCAATATAACCTTTCTCCTGGTTTAACTCTGATACGGCATCGCCATTTATTTCATCTCGGCGCGCAGTTTGAGGTCAGCTATGACAACTTTGCGCAGACCAACGTTGCAAGTGGCGCATTCGACTTTTGTGGATTCGGCGAACCCTGCTATACAGGGCTTTCGATTGCTGACTTTCTGCTCGGCTATGCGGACAATTTCAGCAATGTAGAGAACCACTTTTCGGCGCAGGCTGTCGTGCCGGAGGTCACAGAGGGAAAGCAGGTCTACCGGGCTCTTTACCTGAACGACACATGGCATGTCGCAAACAACCTCGCTCTCAATCTTGGCCTCCGCTACGAATTGCAAGGCCCCTGGTCTGAGCGGCTCAATCGGCTCAGCTATTTCGACCCAAGTGCGATGAGTTACACCAACGCATTTCTTCCAGCAGGATCAACTCCGGTCAGAGGAGATGTCTTTTTAGTATCGCCTGGGACCCGTAACAATCTTCCGCTGAGAAAAGATAATTTCGCGCCCAGGCTGGGGATCGCGTATGGCGTGACGCCAAAGACCATGGTGCGCGGCGGGTATGGGATTTTCTGGATACCGAACTACGTGGCATATGCCCTGAACCCAAACAACGACATGGTGAATGCGGCCAGTACTACGTTTACCGGAACCGTAGATGGAATCCATCCTTATAGCTCCATCTCACTTCCCTTCCCGAATGGAATTTCTCCTCCTCCAGGCAGACGTCTTGGCACTGAAGGCACGCAACAGTTCCTCACGCAAGTGGTTCAGTCAATTACGGAGGTTGATCGTGACGATCATCCCGAAGGATATGTGCAGCAGTGGAGCGTAAGCCTCGATCATCAGCTTCCGGCGCAATTCTCCTTTGTCGCTGCGTATGTGGGATCGAAAGGAACCCACTTAGCCCAATATTCTCAGCAGGTGAATCAGATCTCCGACAACCTGCTTTCTCAGGCGGCGGCTCAATTTGCATCTGGAGGCAGGTCTGCGGTTGAGCTCCTGAAATCCACTCCCAATCCTTTCACGGTCAACGGGCAAGCGCTGGCTTTGACTGCTGCCAGCACCACCGTTGGACAACTGTTGCGGCCCTATCCTCAGTACACCAGCGTCGAACTGGCGGGACAGGGATCCTTTGATTCGATCTATCATTCGTTTCAGTTGACCGCGACAAAGCGCTTCTCAGCGGGAAGTACGCTGACGGCGGCCTACACCAACTCCAAGTTGATAAGCAACACCGATACACTCACTGGTTGGCTGGAGACTCGCGTTGGAGCTATCCAGGACAATAACGATCTGCAACGCGAACGTTCCTTATCCTCTCAAGATGTACCACAACGCCTTGCTATCAGTTATGTACTCGATCTTCCATTTGGCGAGGGAAGGCCTTACTTTTCTCACCTGAATGGAATTGTGAATGGCATCGTAGGGGACTGGGGCATCGATGGGGTGGCCACATTTCAAAGAGGCTTCCCGCTTGTGTTTACCAATGGACAAACCAACGACGCGACTCTATTCGGAGCAGGTTCGCGTCCAAACATTTCGCCTTCTTGCGCTAAGTCGAGAACTAGCTCCAGCCGGCTGCAAAGTTGGTTCAATACAAACTGTTTCTATGCTCCCGCAGATTTTACTTTCGGCAGCGAGCCGCGCGTAGATGCAACGCTGCGCTCGGACGGAGTGAACAACATCGACTTTGCTGCATTCAAGAGGATCTTGTTGGATCAACGAGATCACCTCGCAATGGAGTTTAGGGTAGAGTTCTTCAACCTGCTGAATCGGGTCCAGTTCGCGCCACCTGACACAACTTGTTGTGTGGGCAATAATCCTGATTTTGGGGTTGTAACCAGCACAGCGCCGGGCACAAATCCCCGTTTAATTCAGTTTGCAGCAAGATTGTCTTTCTAG
- a CDS encoding TolC family protein produces MNVVSFWTATFVLAATLTASGQTPVISSPTPLSQLLAEANANNPQISAADHGARAARQMAPQVTTLPDPKFTYQQFSVGSPKPFAGYTNSNFAYIGIGASQELPYPGKLRLRGQAAERDADTKQAEIGVTKTGIADAVKADYLQLAYLQQTLGILRQNEAVLDQLIQDVTAHYQVGQGMQQDVLQAQVNRTKIVKEITMHHQEMGQVQAHLKGLLSRDQGSPDIVTEDLVETPLKHASDELLAMVRQNNPQIQVDASSIRKEDAQVASAKREGKPDFEVGYMYQNTDRKYRDYYMFTFDVRFPRKARVNAEIAQATENRSEAQQTLNAHLQQQLAEVQEEYVKATSDEDLLKEYREGLIPQSDAAYRATLSAYASNREPFIHVLSYFTDVLSLKLEYAGTLEDHEAALAHLESLTGATLR; encoded by the coding sequence ATGAACGTGGTCTCTTTTTGGACCGCTACGTTTGTGCTGGCCGCTACGCTTACTGCTTCTGGGCAGACGCCGGTGATCAGTAGTCCTACACCTTTGTCCCAGCTCCTGGCTGAGGCTAACGCAAACAATCCGCAAATCTCAGCAGCCGACCATGGCGCGCGTGCCGCTAGGCAAATGGCGCCGCAGGTGACCACACTACCGGACCCGAAGTTCACCTACCAGCAGTTCAGCGTGGGCAGCCCGAAACCATTTGCGGGATACACCAACAGTAACTTTGCCTACATCGGTATAGGAGCATCGCAGGAACTGCCCTACCCGGGAAAGCTGCGGCTACGAGGACAAGCAGCCGAACGCGATGCTGACACAAAGCAGGCTGAGATTGGGGTGACGAAGACCGGAATTGCCGATGCCGTGAAAGCCGACTATCTCCAATTGGCCTATCTACAGCAGACACTTGGCATCCTGCGACAAAACGAAGCGGTTCTTGACCAGCTCATTCAGGATGTGACTGCTCACTATCAGGTCGGTCAGGGGATGCAGCAGGATGTTCTTCAGGCGCAAGTGAACCGAACCAAAATCGTGAAAGAGATCACCATGCACCATCAGGAGATGGGGCAAGTCCAGGCACACCTCAAAGGGTTGCTCAGTCGGGATCAAGGTTCGCCGGACATTGTTACTGAAGACTTGGTTGAAACCCCGCTCAAACACGCCTCCGATGAGCTTCTTGCGATGGTCCGGCAGAACAATCCTCAGATCCAGGTTGACGCCAGTTCCATTCGGAAAGAGGACGCGCAGGTGGCGTCCGCGAAGCGCGAGGGAAAGCCGGATTTCGAAGTTGGCTATATGTACCAGAACACCGACCGCAAGTACCGGGACTATTACATGTTCACCTTCGATGTGCGATTCCCACGCAAAGCGCGGGTGAACGCGGAGATTGCACAGGCTACTGAGAATCGTTCTGAAGCGCAGCAGACCCTCAACGCACATCTTCAACAGCAACTCGCAGAGGTGCAGGAGGAGTATGTCAAGGCAACGAGCGATGAAGATCTATTGAAGGAATATCGGGAAGGTCTTATCCCACAATCAGACGCGGCATATCGGGCAACCCTGAGCGCCTATGCGTCGAATCGTGAGCCGTTTATTCATGTCCTCTCGTACTTCACGGATGTTCTGAGTCTCAAGCTCGAATATGCCGGAACACTGGAAGATCACGAAGCTGCTTTGGCCCACCTCGAATCCCTGACAGGAGCGACACTGCGATGA
- a CDS encoding efflux RND transporter permease subunit: MLSKIIDVCARNRFLVFTGVLLLTLAGIWSLHHVPLDALPDISDVQVIVHAEWAGEPPDVIEDQVTYPIVTSLLAAPHVKAVRAQTMLGDSYVYVVFEDGTDLYWARSRVIEYLQQISGRLPENVHPSIGPDATGAGWVYEYAIVDKSGTHSLADLRSLQDWHLRYALETVPGVAEVASIGGFVRQYQVQLDPNKLLAYGIPLSTVIDKVKMSTNEVGGRVLNLSGAEYMIRGLGYLRSLDDLTTVAVGSKNGTPILIRDLGTVSFGPDIREGVAEWHGDGETVGGIIVMRQGMNALNVINGVKQKLREIAPSLPPGVQIMTGYDRSDLIESSIKTLQRDLTEEAIIVSLVIIVFLSHFRSALIAILALPIAVLMSFIPMYWLGVSSNVMSLGGIALAIGVLVDASIVMVENGYRHLSERQEDEANPVSEPERHIILVNSAKQVGPALFLSLIIIVVSFMPVFLLEAQEGRMFRPLAWTKTLAVGSSSILAITLVPVLMVMLIRGRLKPENANPISRITQAIYLPILKFCLRHRWLTIVVNMIFLLVTFPLATRLGSQFMPALFEGSALYMPTALPGISIEQAKVLLQQQDRVLRSFPEVASVFGAVGRSDSATDNAPLDMYDTTLMLKPREQWPAGMTYEKLIQQMDDKLQFPGLSNTWTSPVENRLDMELTGIKTPLGIKVQGPNVDGIQQLASQLQAVLSGLPQVRSVFAEKVAQGFYVNVEVKREEAARYGLTIADVQTAVSSGIGGQNIAENIEGRERYPINVRYQRDFRDNVEKMRGVLIGTPSGAQIPLDQVATISFTHGPAMIRDEDGALTGYIYIDLTNSDYGGFVVQASKLIHDKLALPANYTFQWSGEYELELRAKQRLQLILPVVFFVIFMLLYLVFRSVAEALVLVFPTIYAMSGGLLLQWLLHYNFSVAVAVGYIALFGIAVETGVVMVVYLHEALEHKLQSGKTLTNADVEEAAIEGAVHRLRPKLMTVCAVLASLVPILWESGIGSDVMKPIAAPIVGGMITSTIHVLILVPVFFVMMKERALRKGQLHARSHDSGAND, from the coding sequence GTGCTTTCCAAAATCATTGACGTTTGCGCACGCAATCGCTTCTTAGTCTTCACCGGTGTATTGCTGCTCACCCTTGCCGGAATCTGGTCTCTGCATCATGTACCGCTGGACGCACTACCAGACATCTCAGACGTGCAGGTGATCGTTCATGCGGAGTGGGCGGGCGAGCCACCCGATGTGATCGAAGACCAGGTGACCTATCCAATCGTCACCAGTCTCCTTGCCGCGCCTCATGTCAAAGCCGTTCGGGCGCAGACCATGTTGGGCGATTCCTACGTCTATGTGGTTTTTGAGGACGGCACGGATCTCTACTGGGCGCGCTCGCGTGTGATCGAATACCTGCAACAGATCAGCGGACGCTTACCGGAGAACGTGCATCCTTCGATTGGTCCCGATGCAACAGGAGCGGGCTGGGTCTACGAGTATGCCATCGTTGATAAGAGCGGCACGCATAGTCTTGCCGACCTGCGCAGCTTGCAGGATTGGCATCTGCGCTATGCGCTGGAAACCGTGCCGGGAGTTGCTGAAGTCGCCAGCATCGGCGGCTTTGTGCGGCAGTATCAGGTACAGCTCGATCCCAACAAGCTGCTTGCGTATGGCATCCCACTTTCTACCGTCATTGACAAAGTAAAGATGAGCACGAATGAAGTGGGCGGTCGCGTTCTTAACTTGAGCGGCGCGGAGTATATGATTCGCGGTCTCGGCTATTTGCGTTCGCTGGATGATCTAACTACGGTTGCCGTCGGCAGTAAAAATGGGACACCTATCCTGATACGCGATCTGGGAACGGTGAGTTTCGGCCCAGACATCCGCGAAGGGGTTGCAGAGTGGCATGGAGACGGGGAGACCGTCGGCGGGATTATCGTCATGCGCCAGGGAATGAACGCGCTCAATGTAATAAACGGGGTCAAACAAAAACTGCGTGAGATCGCACCATCTCTGCCGCCCGGCGTCCAGATCATGACGGGATACGATCGTTCCGATTTGATTGAATCATCGATCAAAACACTACAGCGCGATTTGACCGAAGAAGCCATTATCGTCAGCCTGGTAATCATCGTCTTCCTATCTCATTTCCGCTCTGCGCTTATAGCGATTCTTGCTTTGCCCATCGCGGTGCTGATGTCTTTCATCCCGATGTACTGGCTGGGGGTAAGTTCGAACGTCATGTCGCTGGGCGGCATTGCATTGGCGATTGGAGTGCTCGTCGATGCCTCCATTGTGATGGTCGAAAATGGCTACCGCCATCTTTCGGAAAGGCAGGAGGATGAAGCCAACCCTGTGTCGGAACCGGAGCGGCATATCATTCTCGTCAACTCGGCCAAGCAGGTTGGCCCTGCGCTCTTCTTGTCGCTGATTATCATCGTGGTTTCTTTCATGCCGGTCTTCCTGCTCGAAGCGCAGGAAGGACGCATGTTCCGCCCGCTCGCATGGACCAAGACTCTTGCGGTCGGCTCCTCGTCCATCCTTGCCATTACGCTCGTCCCGGTTCTGATGGTGATGCTGATTCGCGGGCGGCTCAAGCCGGAGAATGCGAATCCAATCTCACGGATCACACAGGCGATTTATCTGCCTATCTTGAAATTCTGCCTGCGACACCGCTGGCTCACCATTGTGGTCAACATGATCTTCCTGCTGGTCACGTTTCCACTTGCAACCCGTTTGGGCAGCCAGTTCATGCCGGCTCTCTTTGAAGGCTCCGCTCTCTATATGCCGACCGCTCTTCCCGGCATCTCCATTGAACAGGCAAAGGTGCTCCTGCAACAGCAGGACCGAGTTCTTCGCAGCTTCCCGGAAGTTGCCAGCGTATTCGGCGCGGTTGGCAGATCGGACAGCGCAACCGACAATGCGCCACTCGATATGTATGACACCACGCTCATGCTCAAACCGCGGGAGCAATGGCCTGCGGGGATGACCTACGAAAAGCTCATCCAGCAAATGGATGACAAACTCCAGTTTCCGGGGCTCTCAAATACCTGGACAAGCCCGGTCGAAAACCGCCTGGACATGGAATTGACCGGCATCAAGACACCGCTGGGCATAAAGGTGCAAGGGCCGAATGTCGACGGGATTCAGCAATTGGCTTCGCAGCTTCAGGCTGTTCTCTCCGGACTTCCGCAGGTACGATCTGTCTTTGCTGAGAAGGTCGCACAGGGTTTCTACGTCAATGTTGAAGTCAAGCGGGAGGAGGCGGCGCGTTACGGTCTCACGATCGCGGATGTTCAGACGGCGGTTTCATCCGGCATTGGCGGACAGAACATCGCGGAGAACATTGAGGGCCGCGAACGCTATCCCATCAATGTCCGCTATCAGAGGGACTTTCGCGACAATGTCGAGAAGATGCGCGGGGTGCTGATCGGCACTCCTTCGGGTGCGCAAATTCCACTTGATCAGGTAGCAACAATTTCCTTCACGCATGGTCCGGCTATGATCCGAGACGAAGACGGTGCGTTGACCGGGTACATCTACATCGATCTCACAAATTCCGATTACGGGGGCTTCGTCGTGCAGGCAAGCAAACTCATTCACGACAAACTGGCCCTGCCTGCAAATTACACCTTCCAATGGTCGGGAGAATATGAACTCGAACTGCGTGCGAAGCAGCGATTGCAACTGATTCTCCCGGTCGTCTTCTTCGTAATTTTCATGTTGCTGTACCTGGTCTTTCGCTCAGTTGCCGAAGCGCTTGTTCTCGTCTTTCCAACCATCTATGCGATGAGTGGAGGATTGCTCCTGCAATGGCTTCTTCACTACAACTTCAGTGTCGCCGTTGCGGTCGGCTACATTGCACTCTTTGGAATCGCCGTAGAGACCGGCGTGGTCATGGTGGTTTATCTCCATGAGGCGCTCGAACATAAGCTACAATCCGGCAAGACATTGACGAATGCCGATGTGGAGGAAGCGGCCATTGAAGGCGCTGTTCATCGCTTGCGGCCAAAGCTCATGACAGTCTGCGCCGTTCTCGCCAGTCTTGTCCCTATTCTCTGGGAGTCCGGTATCGGCTCCGACGTGATGAAACCCATTGCCGCGCCTATCGTAGGCGGCATGATTACCTCCACTATCCACGTCCTGATCCTGGTGCCCGTCTTCTTCGTCATGATGAAGGAGCGGGCATTGCGGAAAGGACAGCTACATGCGCGGAGCCACGATTCCGGCGCCAATGATTGA